The following coding sequences are from one Melospiza melodia melodia isolate bMelMel2 chromosome 2, bMelMel2.pri, whole genome shotgun sequence window:
- the ATP5PF gene encoding ATP synthase-coupling factor 6, mitochondrial, translating to MILQQILRLSSLFHSAVSVHLRRNIGLSAIAFNKAKELDPVQKLFVDKIREYNTKSKQAGGPVDAGPEFQKDMNESLARLQRAYGEGDLTKFPEFKFEEPKFEEAPK from the exons ATGATCCTGCAGCAGATCTTGCGGCTTTCCTCCCTTTTCCACTCCGCCGTGTCTGTTCACCTGCGCAGGAACATTGGGCTCTCTGCCATTGCCTTCAACAAGGCAAAAGAGCTCGACCCCGTCCAGAAGCTCTTCGTGGACAAGATCAGAGAGTACAACACCAAGAGCAA GCAAGCTGGAGGGCCTGTTGATGCAGGACCTGAGTTTCAAAAAGATATGAATGAATCCCTTGCAAGACTCCAGCGAGCGTATGGGGAGGGAGATCTCACCAAGTTTCCAGAATTTAAATTTGAGG AGCCCAAGTTTGAGGAGGCTCCAAAGTGA
- the JAM2 gene encoding junctional adhesion molecule B isoform X1: MASQSLLLLLCLGLLSYPDVSGISIETDNKNVKAEEFKEAILSCKHKFSKGMSLRIEWKKIQSQGVSFVYYNSEFTGDLRGRAEMLNTGIRIRNVTRRDSGTYRCEISAKSEEGQRLGEATITLTVLVAPTTPVCEVPSSAMTGTVVQMSCKETEGSPPSEYQWYKNGVALLEKTGTGSARAANITYTMNKKSGTLLFNTVTKNDTGEYFCEASNGIGLSQKCSVKRMQVDDLNVSGIIVAVVIVALVMVLCGLGVFYAQKKGYFAKESSSQKKTNYQSTSEKASLSCSLVCLKSFRYLQSSLDL, translated from the exons ATCCTGATGTGTCTGGAATCTCCATTGAAACAGATAACAAAAATGTAAAAGCAGAGGAGTTTAAAG AGGCTATTCTTAGTTGCAAACACAAATTTTCAAAAGGGATGAGTTTAAGAATAGAGTGGAAGAAAATCCAATCTCAAGGAGTCTCATTTGTCTACTACAACAGTGAATTTACAG GTGATCTCCGAGGCcgagcagagatgctgaacacaggAATCCGAATTAGGAACGTGACTAGGAGGGATTCTGGGACCTACCGCTGTGAAATCAGTGCCAAGAGTGAAGAGGGACAACGCCTGGGAGAGGCTACTATTACTCTCACAGTATTGG TTGCTCCGACTACTCCAGTGTGTGAGGTACCCAGCTCCGCAATGACAGGAACGGTCGTGCAGATGAGTTGTAAGGAAACTGAGGGCTCCCCTCCATCTGAGTACCAGTGGTACAAGAATGGTGTTGCCTTGCTGGAGAAGACAGGAACAGGCAGTGCTAGAGCAGCAAACATAACTTACACCATGAATAAAAAGTCTGGCACTCTG CTGTTTAATACAGTTACAAAGAATGACACTGGAGAGTATTTTTGTGAAGCCTCCAATGGGATTGGATTATCTCAGAAATGCTCAGTGAAGCGAATGCAAGTTG ATGACCTTAATGTAAGCGGTATCATTGTGGCTGTAGTAATTGTGGCTCTGGTGATGGTGCTGTGTGGCCTTGGAGTATTCTATGCCCAAAAAAAGGGATACTTTGCAA agGAAAGTTCTTCCCA AAAGAAGACAAACTATCAATCTACGAGTGAAAAGGCAAGTCTTTCGTGTTCACTAGTGTGTTTGAAAAGCTTTAGATATCTTCAAAGTTCCTTAGATCTGTAA
- the JAM2 gene encoding junctional adhesion molecule B isoform X2, with product MASQSLLLLLCLGLLSYPDVSGISIETDNKNVKAEEFKEAILSCKHKFSKGMSLRIEWKKIQSQGVSFVYYNSEFTGDLRGRAEMLNTGIRIRNVTRRDSGTYRCEISAKSEEGQRLGEATITLTVLVAPTTPVCEVPSSAMTGTVVQMSCKETEGSPPSEYQWYKNGVALLEKTGTGSARAANITYTMNKKSGTLLFNTVTKNDTGEYFCEASNGIGLSQKCSVKRMQVDDLNVSGIIVAVVIVALVMVLCGLGVFYAQKKGYFAKESSSQKKTNYQSTSEKDFKHTKSFVI from the exons ATCCTGATGTGTCTGGAATCTCCATTGAAACAGATAACAAAAATGTAAAAGCAGAGGAGTTTAAAG AGGCTATTCTTAGTTGCAAACACAAATTTTCAAAAGGGATGAGTTTAAGAATAGAGTGGAAGAAAATCCAATCTCAAGGAGTCTCATTTGTCTACTACAACAGTGAATTTACAG GTGATCTCCGAGGCcgagcagagatgctgaacacaggAATCCGAATTAGGAACGTGACTAGGAGGGATTCTGGGACCTACCGCTGTGAAATCAGTGCCAAGAGTGAAGAGGGACAACGCCTGGGAGAGGCTACTATTACTCTCACAGTATTGG TTGCTCCGACTACTCCAGTGTGTGAGGTACCCAGCTCCGCAATGACAGGAACGGTCGTGCAGATGAGTTGTAAGGAAACTGAGGGCTCCCCTCCATCTGAGTACCAGTGGTACAAGAATGGTGTTGCCTTGCTGGAGAAGACAGGAACAGGCAGTGCTAGAGCAGCAAACATAACTTACACCATGAATAAAAAGTCTGGCACTCTG CTGTTTAATACAGTTACAAAGAATGACACTGGAGAGTATTTTTGTGAAGCCTCCAATGGGATTGGATTATCTCAGAAATGCTCAGTGAAGCGAATGCAAGTTG ATGACCTTAATGTAAGCGGTATCATTGTGGCTGTAGTAATTGTGGCTCTGGTGATGGTGCTGTGTGGCCTTGGAGTATTCTATGCCCAAAAAAAGGGATACTTTGCAA agGAAAGTTCTTCCCA AAAGAAGACAAACTATCAATCTACGAGTGAAAAG GATTTCAAGCATACCAAGTCCTTTGTTATTTAG